The sequence TACATAAGCTACgtatcttttaaaaaaaaaagaatattagctatgttaagtgactaatattcccctttcctctccaactaagcgtcaagcttgtgctagtcgagtaggtacgacaatagtgcaacgggcggggtttgaaccgacgacctttcggttttcagtccactcctttacccgttgagctatttaggCTCATTCTATCTGTATATAATCTGGATCTATCTTCATCTATCTGTATATAATCTAGATAATATCATGAAATCAAATtgataaaaattgaaataaaatccgttcagtactttttcaaaataagaGCTTTGAAAAAAAGCTTTGGACTGAATTTACTTCAAAGTGTACCTaaactgatattataaagagttaaAGATTGTGAGTTTGGAGATATTCTTCGAAATTAATCATCCGATATCAAAAAGTCTTTCACTAAAATAGACAGCTACATTATCCTCGACTGCTAGATATAGCCTAAatgggtcttggactgtatattaataaaatgatgtgattttttgtatagtggtagtttatggggctagaattctttatgttaaaaataaaaaaaaatcatgactttttaaattattctctgtAATAATGAATActagtcccataaactaccactatacaaaaaatcacatcattttattactacagtccaagacagTATTATatcactcggacgaagtcgcggataggTCGCTCGCAGCTGGTGCAACGATTCAAGATAACCAATCATAAATAGGTACCCATTTACCATATTattcaaaaaatacttatataaagCTCATCCttcaaattcctgaaaagaTTATAATCCTACGTTCAACCTTGATCTCGTGACAAGGGTTAGAGTGGCCGGTTTGTACTACATAATGAGGTAGaagtactgtaggtacctacgcgtagATACTAGGTACTTGAACATAAACTTTTACTCTAGCGaagtattataattaaaattcatgacttaacaaatttaaaaagtttcaaaTGCTGTTAAACAGTTGTCGActcattcaaaatacatttatGCTACACAAGTTAGACACAAATTGTTATTAATAGTTCAAGTTACAATATTCAAGTTCTCGTCAGTTTCCATTCATACCTACTTTAGTAGCCGCTTTGTGTTTGCCGAATGACAAAAAGTACGACAACTGGTCCTCTTGTTCATCAATCACATTGAGGTGAGAGTGCTAGATACTTACGTattgtattttaatatatatgTAGACTATAAGCACACTGATTTTCTCCATTACGGAAATGAAACAACAATCATTGTACATTTACTTGGAATTGTTTAGTATAATTAGTTCAAAAATTCGGCCCTGAAATCACCGAATAtctttaatatacttaatatatgcATTATTTATTCAGTTCTATACAGGTGGTGGAAACGATAAGTATGCGCAGAAaacaattttctaaataatttattagagATAAGCATATTTTATCTGGTACAATGTGTGTGGTAGGTACCCATATACAATGTTTATACTGATGACGCGACGAACGAGACGTCTTGCAGTGTAGTTTCCTAGCCTGTCTAACTAGTTGGTCTCAAGCCTGAGGACGCTTTATGATTTCAAACAATTTATGAATAGGGCTGACCCAGGTCATTTTTGCCAGCGGTGCGatattccatttttagggttccgtgagTATCTCAAGAGAAAAAACCTTTATACCCTTACAGTATCACTTCGTTTCTTATCTCTCCTCCGtggtcaagacccgtcaaggaaagcaaaacctatagggtacttcccgttgatatagaatcatgaaaggcaggtagcaatctcttatagcacaagtaaatagaaaaatccgaaaactgtgaatttgtggttatgtcACAAAAAAAGTGTGTGTGAGTCTCGCAACTCACACTTCACTTTTTTAATATAACAAAAGGCATTTTTGAGTTCATTTTGGAGCTCCCTTTATGACAGCACCCGGTGTGATCGCACCGTTCGCATCATCCCTAGACAAGGTCATGACAACCCTTAAGAAACTATGCACAACCTAAACTTTAGCACGAACTATTCAAAATGTGAGCGAACTGATGCAGCTCTCGGTGGAACAGTCCTTGAAGCTGACTTATGTTGTCTCACTGAAAAGCATGTCGACATACATTTCCTGCTTCCATCCGTGTTGCTGAAAGTGCACCGGCACCTCGTAAGACACCTTTGTCTCATTGAGCCGTCGACGCCCACCATTTCTGCGAAGAACAAGATTTATTAAACAACATGGAAATGGGATTAGGTTGTGCATGTGTTTTTTTGAATCggtttgaaaatattttgttgGGACTTTCAGGCATGTAGAGGGCGAAGCAAGGAGTATTCTAGATTTCAGTACCGGGACACAATGGCTTCTcacagaattttcaaaacctaattccatgcagTTATGTCGCGAGAGAAAGCCGTAATAAATAAACCTTAATTAAATAACTTAACAAAAGTTTTGCATTCAAGTATCTTCTTCACAATCTTGTTATAACTTACAACAAATACTTACGCTGAGCTTATGGTAATTATAAGTTATAATTAACGACGTAAGTATTTGTGCATGAAGTATGTTTTAAGCAGGTTTTCGATGTAAAGAAGCATTTCAGTTTTATAATTATGCGTTCACTTGGCTGTAATATTTTGCAAGGTAGACTTTTAAATGACTGAGCAAAAGGGAGTTCAATTATTTAGCAGTCGACTGAGGGGTTATTAAAATCGGTGATTTAGACCTATTTTGTTGCGAGGTCTATCTTAGAATCGACTGAAactatactatattattttGCCGCTATCAAAATGCGTGAATCACGTTGCAAGATTTTGCGAAGCTCCTTTCTTTCGTTCTTTTACGCGTACCACCGAGATTCGCGCAGAATGTAGAGCACGCATAGCACATCGATGACTTATggtttacttacttaatatgaaaataattgAATCCCTCACCTGACAAGGGCACCCCTTCACATACACTTGATCGATGGTGTGATCGGCTGCCATCGTTGTTATTTAGGCACAGTATTTTCCCAAGCACCTGCCAGATACAAtaaagttaattagatgcagcCAATGACTAAAGAAAAATAGCAGCTGGTTTAGTTTAAAgctttaaaatttattgtaacattttcaataaaaaatttatataaaaaagtttacTGATGAAACAAACCATGTCACCACCATTgatcgataaatcacccactgtgCAAGTTTAAGGTCAGAGCTGTTACAAAGCCATAAATGTTCTTATTCCGTTCTCATAATACATAgctcatcgacataggaggtaataattcttactacgaagtagtacataAAATTTCTTTGGCATAGCTatactatatccatactaatattatagacgTGAAAATGTGTCAGTCAACCTATACCTCGTAAACTTCGGAGATAAGGAGGAGGAACGGtatttttttccacattttgcatgataaatcaaaatctgtttcagaacgtaaaggtgaagctctttcatgGTGATACCCCACATGATACAATTATGTTActttaactacaaattcacggttttcggattttttcctttacttgtgctataagacctacctacctgccaaatttcattattctatgtcaacgggaacagctaccctataggttttctcgaCATACACGACGGACaaatggacagacggacagacggacaaatggATAGAGGGATAGACGGACAGAAGGATAGAGGgatagacggacaaacagacagacacaccaaagtgatcctataagggttccttttttcctattgaagtacggaaccctaaaaacctaaatccacgcatatgaagtcacggacatcgtctaaattaattaataagtatagtacctacgtgataggtcgagatagcaatcagggagggaacgcgccgcacacccgcacagcttcccgcgctaacccagtgcgggcgagcgcgggtgacgtctgggtgtgcgggtcgtcccCCCGCCGCATATCCCGTTTGCCATGACATCTcaagctgtcgcggactataggtactttctaaaataaacaaatctaaTTAAACAGAGCTGAAAGCAAATTACGATCACAGCTTTCCACTTTTATAGAGAGAATGTTTACAGACTCTGTGACTGCTACATAACACGTTATAATGACTACTGAGTAATTACGTCCCGCAGGGTACATGAAGCCttcctaatttaatttaatttagtttgacAGTCGCCGCACTTGCCTACAATTTTAACCATATTTAACTGTTAgcattttttagagttccgtaccctgtgtcaattgtttttttttgaagaatattagccatgttaaatgactaatattcccctttcctctccaactaagcataaagcttgtgctaggagtaggtacgacaatagtgtaacaggcggggtttgaaccgtcgacctttcggttttcagtccacccctatacccgttgagctattgaggctctatatcaCATACTGCTACGTCGGCGTAGCTTTGTAGGAGatattttattccgaaaaacaAAGAACCCCGCGGGAGTTTCACACCAAACCACCACCCGAACTGACCGACCGACCGACGAAATTACGGAAATGAGGAAATCGTAGAGACGTAGACTTTCACGTAGCATTCAGTTACGAAGGCGTAGTACATTAGGGCATTGAAATTCAAAACGTTTTGCTTTGTAGTTTGTAAGTTTCTTTATATTATGAATTCTGTTCCGATTTGTTAGGGTCATGTAGAATGCaatgtttaattgtttaaatattaaaatatgctttTTCGTTTTGACCTTTTTTATTGCAATGTTGCTTGCGCTTAACAAGAATAgtgcttaataaaaagcaatgatattCCGAAGACGGAATATCATTGCTTCAAGGCAAGAGAGCCTTGAAGTTATTTAGGTTGTACGTGGCAATGAACACGgaagccggaagggcattcAAGGCAGGGGCCCTTGGACAATTAATTGTTTTCTCCTAGAATTCATTTATTTTGGAATCGGACGAGCGTCATCATAATATTGTTGGTACAATAATTCTGACGTGCTGCTGCCAGCAGCGTACCTGCTTGAATCCGCTACGGTACCGCACGTTCATGTAGCAGTATATGATTGGGTTGCAGCAGCAGTGCGACATCGCCAGCCAGTGGCTGACGAACCAAACGTACGGCAGCCCGGGCCATTTGCCCCATTCTTCATCATCCTCGTGTGCGGTCCACAGCatctgtatatatttttttatgcgaTCTCGcctggtagtaggtacttaccaccaagtgagattgcttataatatgataataaaaaaatatttaagaaaaaatatttacaggttacaacaaatgattcagtctaagatgcaagtggactaacctggaaggagtgtgATAGTTTTTTGTTAATCCCATAAtgtagtgcgcgcaaaacagtacccgtagtacaagattttacgtctcaccaaaccaaaccaaattcgagagtcgaaatacttccgcgttacagtaaactggatcttaaatgccttgttttaaagctcaagtttgtctacacttctacagccagcgctccaagcggaaacattgcgaaattaaaatcagtggcattgaatatttgacttcaattcaaggctgtttaggtccattttactgtaacgcggaagtatttcgactctcgaatttggtttcgtttcttgagacgtaaaatcttgtactacgggtactggtagtCCAATTTGCAAAAATTGCACAGGTCATAGAAcatggattaaaaatataatcccGGCTGAGAAATGTTTTTACTTGTTGTACAATGCGAAGTCATGCGCCTTGTGTTTAGATTggactacttattttgcgtGCACTATAGTACAAGCAAGGGGTATACCTGTAACGGATTTTTACATGGCATCATACTAGGACGATCGCAATTGTGGCACATTTTATGCTGGAATGGTGGTAATAATGAAGCTTATTTGATTACATATTATTCGTATGAATGTTGGGAaggccaatattgaccggactataatataatttatatcctatAGTGTGAAGCGAGCTGCAGTAACGGCTAACGTCTCCCAGCGGACCACACCAGAGacaatttgaaaaatataatttccAAAACTAGATCTGCTAACTACTATGTCGAACCCAAGAACTGCCTTTCCATGTAAGACCAGGGAACTGCACTaacataaaaagtaggtacagctTATTACCATTGACCAGGGTTGCCAGGTAGGTGTGCAGCAACtgtctttatttttgaaatgtgAGTGAAATTCTCCCCATAATCCGATTAACCTCGTTCTTGCCCTAAGCTTGTTGTCACAAGCTTATAGGGAACAGCAAGCTTGTTATGCAAATTATTCAGTAACGGAcacttagttatattttataatttactagcttgtgcttgcgacttcgtccgcgtggactgcacaaacttcaaacccctatttcaacccgttaggggttgaattttcaaaaatcctttcttagcggatgcctacgtcataatagctgtctgcatgcagaatttcagccagatccgtccagtagtttgagctgtgggttgatagatcagtcagtcagtcagtcagtcaccttttccttttatatatagatatagataacgATGGTGCCTGTTCTTATACCTACACAAATCTCCAAACGAAACTCAGGATCAGTAGTTCTAAAAGCTAACCTATGCTTTCTTAATGGGGGTCTGCATCAGATATACCTAATGACACAAGCACAAATCACAAATTTTTAGACCCAGCTAAATTTGTCCAACAGGTCTTTAGCTAACTAacaagtcagtcagtttatgattttatattttatagattgtACAGAATCTGTTTTGACAGGTGCGGGAGGTTCCGGTGAGGTATATCTACAAAAGGTTCGGGTTTACTGATCAGACCTGGAAACTCGAAACTCTTGTACCATTATTATGCCATGAAGACATAACACAATATGACTATTGAAATCAAGTTGTTTCCTTTTATCAACTGGGTTGATGTAACTTAATCCACCGTGCCAAAGAATGGAACACAATATTGAACCCAAAATTTAAGGagtttaaatatttgaaaatatgtatataacgAAATAGTTACGTTTATTACAAATCGTTTTAGGTACTTACGATAAATATATTAAGCGGCAACCAGCATATTGTGAACACGGCAACCACTGTTATCATCATTTTCACCATCTGGAAAAACTTACAAAATCAAACTTCATTTGTTTATAAATTATAGTACTTATcctattctttttagggttccgtacctcaaaaggaaaaacggaacccttataggatcactttgttctctgtctgtctgtctgtctgtctgtctgtctttctgtctgtctgtctgtctgtccgtctgtctgtcaagaaacctacagggtacttcccgttgacctagaatcatgaaatttggcaggtaggtagatcttatatctgacatttggggaaaaatctgaaaaccgtgaatttagggttagatcacacaaaaaaaaattaaattgtggtcatgaactaataattagtattttcaactttcgaagtgagtgactatatcaagtggggtatcatatgaaaggtcttcacctgtacattctaaaacagatttttatttatttgtatgcatcatttttgaattatcgtgctaaatgtcgaaaaaatacgactgtagtacggaaccctcgcagactcgcacttggctggttttttttaatagagagaatatgttttgttttgtaggaaaATAATAACTAACCAATTAAGTATTAAAGTATCTTATAAAACACTCGTGATAAtgccgtacctactcgtagccaTTGAAGTAATATTATCAAGTaagtatgtaaaattatatagcTCAGTTGCTCGTAGCTAAGTATTAAGCTTTATGCTTATTTGGTACATATGGAGgtaaaaggaaaatattattaagtaattaatcctgttaaaatatttaggtaagaAATGCTATAGAAATGAAATAGAAAGAtcgaaaaacaaaaaactctcaTTCATCCACAAAAAAAGTGAGGGTACaaagagtgcacctgtgttggCGCACACACTTGTGCGCTATAATATCCCTCGCGCAGTTAGCTAATCTCTATGGCGATCGGCCGCCGAAATTAGGTTGAGAGgaaattatttttactattataCCTTTCGTTTTGAATGTTGTATCCGTGAATCCCTTATAGTCTCCGCTTCTCCGGGCGGCCGGACCGCCCACACTACGTAGGCGATGCGCCCGTAAGTGCATATAAGTGCACATAAAGGCAGTGCGAACTGCAGCACCAGTAGCGCCCACGTGTACTGAGCGCTTTGCTCAGCATTTGCCCATCTCTCGCTACAAATGTCTCTGACGtaacagaaatagaaatatacttgtaggtatatatagttttttatttgtcgacgaaaatagaaatacacattagaCGTTAGGTGATTTCCTATAGGTATATGGAGCTAATATTAAGTTTGTACCAAACGTTGAAAGATTTTACCTTTCTACACTCGTGGAGACTGCCAACAGAAGTTAACAGTTAAAACTATATGATAGGTATAccgaattaataaatattaaaaatcaacctacgtattaaaaatcaaagttTCATAATTTGTAATTTAGCTTCTACATCttaagttaatttttatatatatcggCACTCCGAGCACTATTGACATTATCATGTCGATGACGCGACCTAGAAAATTGTACCCATCCCGAAATCGTCCAACGCGCCTGAAGAAGTtttccaataataataatattctatatCCTTTAGATTAGtttagcttatgcttgcgaatTCGTCCGtgcggactacacaaaattcaaacccctattttacccccttaggggtggaatttgcaaaaaccctttcttagcggatgcctacgtcataatagcatgtaaaatttcagcccgatccgtccagtagtttgagctgtgcgttgatagctcagtcaatcgttgacatccgctaagaaagaatttttgaaaattcactctCTAAAGGGGTATAAAACAgggtttttaaatttgtgtagtccacgcggatgaagtcgcaggcataagctagtttcatttATATAGGACTAAATGCTACATATACCCACTGGTGCCTAAAGTATTAAGCTATGCGTAGACCGCAACGGTTTTATTGTTTAGAACTACTTATAAGATAAGGGTTCAGGgttctagtttatttttaactcGCTCGTATGTCCCTTTGTAACCATAACGTTACACAGTGTATTTACCCTACGTATCAGAAGATTATCTAATTTCTTTCTCATTTTATTGGTCTTTACATCCATAAAATGGTAGTAgaatgttatgttatgttgatATTTTTAGTACGAAATTGTGTCAAATACTTACACATAATATTTGCGTCAATTTTAAAGTCCTAAGTAGTGTAAGTTTTAGTTAACCTGAGTTTGCCTCactcataattatttattactacatgatgcccgcgacttcgtccgcgtggatttaggtttttaaaatcccataggaactctttcattttccgggataaagtctcacagctcaaactactagacggatcaggctgtttggcatacagatagaaattatatgacgtagacatccgctatgaaaggatttttgaaaattcaacccctataaatatgggtaaaataggggtttgaaatttgtgcggTCCCCGCGAACGAAggcgtgggcataagctagttctaaatagAGTTATAAAAATGGTAAACTGCTATCTTTAATATAGGATCAGctcatacaaatattatttgaaaaaaacataattttataaagtaGTTCTACCAAAACAACAACGTGAACTAAATTGTAACCAATAGGTAGTTCTACGTGCAAATACGCCTAGTTTTACGAtagttttttacaataattcacTAGTCACATAATTATGTGTACTACGTCAATCCCACGCTCCTCAATCACATCTTATACCCCATTTCGTCATTTATACAATAAACGTCATTTCGTGATTTATACGTTTGTAGAGTAGCACATCTATGAATGATCGCATGCACGAATCCattatatttatacctatccCCTCGACTCTAATGCGTTTGTAATAAGAAATGCCCTTCCGTTGTCCGAAACTACCGACCTTAGCAGTTTGGATAGCTTCAAGGTAAGCATGAGTTGTCAGTCTGAGAACGTTTCTAtcaactagcttttgcccgcgacttcatccgcgtgatataatttatatcctttAACGCTCGGAGTCGGATATAATTTAACTATAGATATAGTACAGTGAAACAATTTTCGAAATCGGATCGtcacaaaataatttttaccTATCCTATCCAGATAAAAAGCTTCATATTTGTATTGGCGTCTACTTTCTGTAGCGTAGGTATGTTAATGAATTTCTTTGGAATAAGTACGGGTTACGGCATATTTCAATCGTAGCCAAAAATGGGGTTCAAAAGTTGTATAACTAggcaaaaatattttcaaaaacttgtTTACTTACAATTCGCAGACTTGATGCCACATGGAAGGTTTCTGCAGCTGCGATACAATCAGTATTGGAGCGGCGGTTGCCAGAGCCCCGCTCCACACGGCACTCATCACAAGCTTGGCCGCCATCTTGCTCAGTCTAGGCTTCAGCGGGTGCATTATTACGAAATACCGATCTATCGATATAGCGAGAAGAGTATAGGCACTGACCAGCACAGACACCGCTTGTGAATAGTTCACCACTTTGCACATCACGCTTCCGAACGGCCAGTACCGTAAAAGTAACATTGAAACGAACGAGAACGGCACACAGAATAAAGTCATCATTATATCACCTACAGCTAGATTCATTATGAAATAATTCGTCACAGTTTTCATTCGGGGCGATGAATGTACCACAAAACACACTAATCCATTTCCTAAGAGAGCAACTATAAAAATTATTCCGTACAATGCATACACACATATTTGAAAAAAACACGATGAGACGAAATCTTCTGGTTGCGGTTTCAAAATGCACACATATTCATATGGCAGTGTATCATTAACTTCAGTTCTGTTAGTTTCTTGCGTGATGTTTGCATTGCAATCCGCCACTGAGCAAGTGTATCTAACTTCAACATTATGGGTGGTAAAGTTGCTCATGTGCAGCATCCTGCAGCGTTAAAACTTCTTTGCTGAATTGACTTCCATTTGAGAAAGTACCTTAAAAAAGAATAGGGTAGAGGTACAGGCTACAAATTCATGAAAGTGTGACTAAAATCAACAAAAATTTCCTTCTTCTTCCTTATTGTCCTCAGCTTtgatgaagctgtgatagcctagtggttaggacgtccgcctaataatcggaggtcgggggttcgatcccgggcacgcacctttaacttctcggagttatgtgcgttttaggtacct is a genomic window of Maniola hyperantus chromosome 12, iAphHyp1.2, whole genome shotgun sequence containing:
- the LOC117987050 gene encoding RYamide receptor-like — translated: MLHMSNFTTHNVEVRYTCSVADCNANITQETNRTEVNDTLPYEYVCILKPQPEDFVSSCFFQICVYALYGIIFIVALLGNGLVCFVVHSSPRMKTVTNYFIMNLAVGDIMMTLFCVPFSFVSMLLLRYWPFGSVMCKVVNYSQAVSVLVSAYTLLAISIDRYFVIMHPLKPRLSKMAAKLVMSAVWSGALATAAPILIVSQLQKPSMWHQVCELDICSERWANAEQSAQYTWALLVLQFALPLCALICTYGRIAYVVWAVRPPGEAETIRDSRIQHSKRKMVKMMITVVAVFTICWLPLNIFIMLWTAHEDDEEWGKWPGLPYVWFVSHWLAMSHCCCNPIIYCYMNVRYRSGFKQVLGKILCLNNNDGSRSHHRSSVCEGVPLSEMVGVDGSMRQRCLTRCRCTFSNTDGSRKCMSTCFSVRQHKSASRTVPPRAASVRSHFE